The following are encoded together in the Salvia hispanica cultivar TCC Black 2014 chromosome 6, UniMelb_Shisp_WGS_1.0, whole genome shotgun sequence genome:
- the LOC125191986 gene encoding protein YIP4a-like yields the protein MSQNEAPPSPSALPLSSQSDDIEDLIHSYPITAIPPSPPPPPLPSSIPPPPRGSDTLTEPVVETIKRDLRRIANNLKLVVFPNPNREDPGKALRDWDLWGPFFFIISLGLMLSWSSPVQKSQVFAVAFGMLAAGAVILTMNVLLLGGHIIFFQSLSLLGYCIAPLDVGAFICMLRPPVIAKVAVASVALAWSSWAAYPFISTAVNPQRKALALYPVLLMYVSLSFLIIAID from the exons ATGTCCCAGAACGAGGCTCCTCCATCTCCATCAGCATTGCCTCTGAGCTCGCAATCCGACGACATCGAAGACCTGATCCATTCCTATCCCATCACCGCGATCCccccgtcgccgccgccgccgccgctgccctCCTCCATCCCCCCTCCGCCGCGCGGCTCAGACACACTGACAGAGCCCGTGGTGGAGACGATCAAGCGAGATTTACGGCGGATCGCCAACAATTTGAAGCTGGTTGTGTTTCCAAACCCTAATCGAGAGGATCCAGGAAAGGCGCTCAGGGATTGGGATCTGTGGGGCCCctttttcttcatcatctccCTCGGCCTCATGCTCTCCTGGTCTTCCCCTGTTCAGAAG TCTCAAGTGTTTGCGGTGGCCTTCGGAATGCTTGCTGCCGGAGCTGTGATTCTCACCATGAACGTTTTGCTTCTG GGGGGGCATATAATATTCTTTCAGAGCCTGAGCCTTCTAGGTTACTGCATCGCCCCTCTTGATGTAGGGGCATTCATCTGCATGCTGAGGCCTCCGGTCATAGCCAAGGTGGCCGTGGCTAGCGTCGCACTAGCGTGGAGCTCGTGGGCTGCATATCCATTCATCAGCACCGCTGTCAACCCACAGAGGAAAGCTCTCGCGCTCTACCCCGTCTTGCTTATGTATGTCTCTCTCAGCTTCCTCATCATTGCCATTGACTGA
- the LOC125193134 gene encoding mitochondrial outer membrane protein porin 4-like produces MGNGPAPFSEIGKRARDLLTKDYNYDQKFSLAIPSSTGMGFTATGVKKGQIFVGDISTQYRSGKTVVDVKVDTYSSVSTKVTYDVVPGTRAAVSFNVPDHKSGKLDVHYLHNHAAINSSIGLNPSPLLEVSAALGSEDIAIGGEIGFDTSSSSFTKYNAGMSFNKQDFSAAVLLADKGQTVKASYAHVVNPLTGTEVAAEMTHRLSSFKNSFSLGSVHKIDHLTSMKTRFSDDGKVAISGQREWRPKSLVTFSAEYDTKAINTAPKCGLSIALKP; encoded by the exons ATGGGCAACGGTCCAGCTCCCTTTTCAGAAATTGGCAAGCGGGCAAGAG ATCTCTTGACTAAAGATTACAATTATGATCAGAAATTCTCCCTCGCCATCCCAAGTTCTACTGGAATG GGATTTACAGCTACTGGAGTAAAGAAGGGTCAAATCTTTGTGGGTGATATAAGCACACAGTACAGAAGTGGGAAAACTGTTGTTGATGTTAAAGTTGATACATACTCTAGT GTTTCTACCAAAGTGACTTATGATGTAGTGCCAGGGACAAGAGCAGCAGTTAGCTTTAATGTTCCTGATCACAAGTCTGGGAAG cTTGATGTGCATTACCTTCATAATCATGCTGCCATCAATTCCAGTATTGGCTTGAATCCGAGTCCTCTATTGGAAGTTTCTGCAGCATTAGGCTCCGAGGATATTGCTATTGGCGGTGAAATTGGATTCGATACCTCCTCATCATCTTTTACTAAATACAATGCAGGAATGAGTTTCAACAAGCAAGACTTTTCTGCTGCCGTTTTATT GGCTGACAAGGGACAAACCGTAAAGGCTTCTTATGCACACGTGGTTAATCCTTTGACCGGAACAGAAGTTGCTGCTGAGATGACCCACAGATTATCCAGTTTTAAGAATAGCTTTAGTTTGGGAAGCGTTCACAAGATTGATCATTTGACGTCGATGAAGACAAGATTCTCCGACGATGGTAAGGTTGCTATATCAGGCCAACGGGAATGGAGGCCTAAGTCACTAGTAACATTTTCAGCAGAGTACGACACAAAGGCCATCAACACCGCTCCAAAATGTGGCCTTTCCATTGCTCTAAAGCCCTGA